One stretch of Arachis duranensis cultivar V14167 chromosome 1, aradu.V14167.gnm2.J7QH, whole genome shotgun sequence DNA includes these proteins:
- the LOC107463694 gene encoding ABC transporter C family member 3, which produces MHLATVDDILLQPLFTRYVSASLNLILLIALLLSWIWEKVHANVNHRENNERIRLRSGGFLYFKQGPLFSLAICVFNLVLCLLTYFYLYKNDGGTGSSNEVIVAISDFALRSLAWAVVCGYLQFGSSGSWGHFPSSFLRICCWVYAVVSFCCIIIDFIIYEKQAFLPIMYLVSDISAFISALFLCYLGFPRNHVVKNAPLEEALLNDESLVRNGCNRNETRGDGNSLSYYNAGFFSFLTFSWLSPLISLGNNKALDIEDLPVLHINDSAYGAFPNLRDKLESQCGDDGKVTTFKLVKAMFLSTWQLILLSALFAFVYTCASYVGPYLIDFLVQYLNGEQMFENEGYVLVLAFAVGKFVECLSQRHWMFRFQQIGVRIQSMLVGTIYAKGLKLSCKSKDAHSSGEIVNLLTVDASRVGEFCWYMHDPWVAVLQVALALLILYRSVGLASIAAFVATVIVMLLNMPVASLQEKYQNKLMEFKDKRMKSTSEILKNMRILKLQAWEMKFLEKIIQLRKAEEIWLKKFVIGSVIIRFLFFNAPTFVAVVTFGTCVLMGIPLESGKILSALATFRILQIPIYSLPDTISMIAQTKVSLDRITSFLCLDDLQANAVEKLPHGSSDLAVEVIDGNFSWDSSSSSTTLANLNLKVFHGMRVAVCGTVGSGKSSLLSCVIGEVPKLSGTIKVCGTKAYVSQSPWIQSGKIEDNILFGKEMDREKYEKVLEACSLTKDLEVLSFGDQTIVGEKGINLSGGQKQRLQIARALYQDADIYLFDDPFSAVDAHTGSHLFKECILGLLQTKTVIYITHQIEFLPDADLILVMKDGRITQSGKYNDILKSGTDFMELVGAHQEALSSIKSLERRTSSKSLERRLSSKSFERSPTSKTLGLTVEDSDSLSSFGEQDLENIDDQNGKPDEIVDKKGQLVQDEEREKGRVEFKVYWKYMTTAYGGVLVPFILLSQILTVALNVASNYWMTLATPVSATAEAAVGSVTLMAVYAALAIGSSIGNLVRSMLTVISGYVTATILFNKLHMCLFRAPMSFFDATPSGRILNRASTDQSAIDINIPNILWAVTFNLAFVLGSIAVMSQAAWQVFIVFIPVVAACIWYQQYYSASARELARLVGICQAPVIQHFSETISGSTTIRAFEQESRFGDINMKLTDRYSLPKMFSAIAMEWLCFRLDILSSITFAFCLIFLVSFPNAITPGIAGLAVTYGLNLNSQVVNIVWFLCQLENKIISVERIFQYTSIPSEPPLVIEDNQPDPSWPPFGEVHIQDLQVRYAPHLPLVLRGLTCTFAAGAKNGIVGRTGSGKTTLVQTLFRLVEPVAGKILIDSINISSIGIHDLRSKLSIIPQDPTMFEGTIRNNLDPLEEYTDEQIWEALDMCQLGDEVRKKEEKLDSIVTENGENWSMGQRQLVCLGRILLKKSKILVLDEATASVDTATDNIIQQTVKQNFSGCTIITIAHRITSILDSDMVLFLNQGLIEEYDSPKKLLKNKSSALAQLVEEYTRRSNSGLKVETPVN; this is translated from the exons ATGCACCTTGCAACTGTTGATGATATTCTCCTCCAACCGCTTTTCACGCGTTATGTATCTGCTTCGTTGAACCTAATTCTGTTAATTGCGCTGCTTCTGTCATGGATATGGGAGAAAGTTCATGCGAATGTGAACCATAGAGAAAACAATGAAAGAATTCGATTACGTAGTGGTGGATTCTTGTACTTCAAACAAGGTCCACTTTTTAGCTTAGCTATTTGTGTGTTCAACCTTGTGCTGTGCTTGCTAACCTACTTTTACTTGTATAAAAATGATGGTGGTACTGGTTCCTCAAACGAAGTTATTGTTGCAATTTCTGATTTTGCTCTTAGATCACTTGCTTGGGCTGTTGTTTGTGGTTATTTGCAATTTGGAAGCTCCGGTTCTTGGGGACATTTCCCCTCAAGTTTCTTGAGGATTTGTTGCTGGGTATATGCTGTTGTTTCCTTTTGTTGCATTATAATAGACTTTATAATCTATGAAAAGCAAGCTTTCTTGCCGATTATGTATCTTGTTTCCGATATAAGTGCTTTTATTAGTGCTTTATTTCTGTGTTATTTGGGGTTTCCCCGAAACCATGTTGTTAAGAATGCCCCTCTTGAAGAAGCCCTTTTGAATGATGAATCTTTGGTGAGGAACGGTTGTAATCGCAATGAAACCAGAGGAGATGGAAATTCATTGAGCTATTACAATGCTGGATTCTTTAGTTTTCTTACATTCTCTTGGTTGAGTCCATTGATATCTCTAGGCAATAACAAGGCTTTAGATATCGAGGATCTTCCTGTTCTTCATATCAATGATAGTGCCTATGGGGCTTTTCCAAATCTTAGGGACAAGCTTGAGTCACAATGTGGTGATGATGGGAAAGTAACCACTTTTAAGTTGGTTAAGGCAATGTTCTTGTCAACATGGCAGCTGATCTTACTGTCAGCCTTATTTGCATTCGTGTACACTTGTGCTTCTTATGTTGGTCCTTATTTGATTGATTTCCTTGTTCAATACCTCAATGGGGAGCAAATGTTTGAAAACGAAGGCTATGTTTTGGTATTGGCATTTGCTGTTGGTAAGTTTGTGGAGTGCCTCTCGCAGAGACATTGGATGTTCAGGTTCCAGCAGATTGGGGTTAGGATACAATCAATGTTGGTGGGGACGATCTATGCTAAAGGTTTGAAGCTTTCGTGTAAATCGAAGGATGCTCATAGTAGCGGAGAAATCGTGAACTTGTTGACTGTTGATGCTTCAAGGGTTGGTGAATTTTGTTGGTACATGCATGATCCATGGGTGGCTGTTTTGCAAGTTGCTTTGGCCTTGTTGATTCTGTATCGGAGTGTTGGGCTTGCTTCGATTGCTGCTTTTGTTGCCACCGTAATTGTGATGTTGCTAAACATGCCAGTGGCATCATTGCAagaaaaataccaaaataaGTTAATGGAGTTCAAAGACAAACGAATGAAGTCAACGTCTGAGATCTTAAAGAATATGAGGATTCTGAAACTGCAAGCTTGGGAGATGAAGTTCTTAGAGAAGATCATTCAGCTTAGGAAGGCTGAGGAGATATGGCTAAAGAAATTTGTCATTGGTTCAGTGATTATTAGATTTCTCTTCTTTAATGCCCCAACTTTTGTTGCTGTGGTTACTTTTGGTACATGTGTTCTTATGGGCATACCACTTGAATCAGGGAAGATCTTATCTGCACTCGCAACTTTCCGAATTCTTCAAATTCCCATATATAGCCTCCCTGACACAATTTCAATGATAGCACAAACTAAGGTCTCACTTGATAGGATCACATCATTTCTTTGTCTAGATGACTTGCAAGCCAATGCAGTAGAGAAACTTCCGCATGGTAGTTCTGATTTAGCAGTTGAAGTTATAGATGGAAATTTCTCATGGGATTCCTCTTCCTCTAGTACTACTCTGGCGAACCTAAATCTCAAAGTTTTTCATGGCATGAGGGTTGCTGTTTGTGGCACTGTTGGATCTGGAAAGTCAAGTTTACTTTCTTGTGTGATTGGTGAAGTCCCAAAGCTATCTGGGACCATTAAAGTGTGTGGAACAAAGGCTTATGTTTCTCAGTCGCCATGGATACAAAGTGGTAAGATAGAAGATAACATACTATTTGGCAAAGAGATGGACAGGGAAAAGTATGAGAAGGTACTAGAAGCATGTTCCTTAACAAAAGACCTAGAGGTTCTATCATTTGGTGACCAGACTATTGTTGGTGAGAAAGGAATCAATTTGAGTGGTGGACAGAAGCAAAGATTACAAATAGCTCGCGCTCTTTACCAAGATGCTGATATATACCTGTTTGATGACCCTTTCAGTGCTGTGGATGCTCATACAGGATCTCATCTTTTTAAG GAGTGTATACTCGGCCTTTTACAAACAAAAACTGTGATATACATTACTCATCAGATAGAGTTCTTACCTGATGCTGATCTAATATTg GTCATGAAAGATGGAAGGATAACTCAGTCTGGAAAATACAATGACATTCTCAAGTCAGGCACTGATTTTATGGAACTCGTAGGGGCACATCAGGAAGCTTTGTCTTCAATTAAATCTTTAGAGAGAAGGACTTCAAGTAAATCTTTAGAGAGAAGGCTTTCGAGTAAATCTTTTGAGAGAAGTCCCACGTCTAAGACATTAGGTCTCACCGTGGAGGATAGTGATTCACTAAGTTCTTTTGGAGAGCAAGACTTGGAAAACATTGATGATCAAAATGGTAAACCAGACGAAATAGTTGATAAAAAAGGCCAACTTGTTCAAGACGAAGAACGAGAAAAGGGTAGAGTTGAGTTTAAAGTCTACTGGAAATACATGACAACAGCATATGGAGGTGTTCTTGTACCCTTCATATTACTTTCACAAATACTTACTGTAGCTTTGAATGTTGCGAGTAATTACTGGATGACTTTGGCAACTCCAGTTTCTGCAACTGCAGAAGCTGCTGTTGGAAGTGTTACGCTTATGGCTGTCTATGCTGCTTTAGCAATTGGAAGTTCCATTGGCAACCTTGTCAGATCAATGCTTACTGTGATATCTGGATATGTGACTGCAACCATACTCTTCAATAAATTGCATATGTGCCTTTTTCGAGCACCAATGTCATTTTTTGATGCCACCCCAAGTGGGCGAATCCTTAATAGA GCTTCAACAGACCAAAGTGCAATAGATATTAACATTCCAAATATATTATGGGCAGTTACCTTCAATCTGGCTTTCGTCTTGGGAAGTATTGCAGTGATGTCTCAAGCTGCATGGCAAgtgtttattgtatttattcCGGTGGTCGCAGCATGCATTTGGTACCAG CAATACTATTCAGCATCGGCACGGGAATTGGCACGGTTAGTTGGTATATGCCAAGCTCCAGTAATACAACATTTTTCTGAAACCATTTCTGGATCAACAACCATAAGAGCTTTTGAGCAAGAATCAAGATTCGGTGACATAAACATGAAATTGACGGATAGATATTCCCTACCAAAGATGTTTTCTGCTATAGCAATGGAATGGTTGTGTTTCAGATTGGATATTTTATCCTCCATCACATTTGCGTTCTGTTTGATTTTCTTGGTATCTTTTCCAAATGCAATTACTCCTG GCATTGCGGGGTTGGCTGTGACGTATGGGCTCAATTTAAATTCACAAGTGGTTAATATAGTTTGGTTTCTTTGCCAATTGGAGAACAAAATTATATCTGTAGAAAGAATTTTTCAATACACCTCCATCCCAAGTGAACCTCCTCTTGTCATAGAAGACAACCAACCTGATCCTTCATGGCCACCATTCGGGGAGGTTCATATCCAAGATCTACAG GTCAGGTATGCTCCTCACTTACCACTTGTATTACGTGGACTTACTTGCACTTTCGCTGCTGGAGCAAAAAATGGCATTGTGGGAAGAACTGGAAGCGGGAAAACAACTCTAGTGCAAACACTTTTCCGGCTTGTTGAGCCAGTTGCTGGAAAAATATTGATTGATAGCATCAATATATCTTCAATTGGAATTCATGATTTAAGATCCAAATTAAGCATTATTCCACAGGATCCAACAATGTTTGAAGGGACTATAAGGAACAACTTAGATCCACTGGAAGAATACACAGATGAACAAATTTGGGAG GCTTTAGATATGTGCCAACTTGGAGATGAagtaaggaagaaagaagagaagctggacTCCATAG TTACCGAGAATGGCGAAAATTGGAGTATGGGTCAAAGACAGTTGGTCTGCCTTGGCCGCATCTTACTAAAGAAAAGCAAGATCCTAGTGCTTGACGAGGCTACGGCATCAGTTGATACAGCCACAGATAATATTATTCAGCAAACAGTTAAGCAGAATTTTTCAGGCTGCACAATAATTACAATTGCTCATAGAATAACTTCAATCCTTGACAGTGACATGGTTCTGTTTCTTAACCAAG GACTTATTGAGGAATATGATTCACCAAAAAAGTTGCTTAAGAACAAATCTTCAGCTCTTGCTCAACTAGTTGAAGAATACACTCGAAGGTCAAACTCTGGTTTGAAAGTTGAGACACCAGTGAATTGA
- the LOC107463780 gene encoding protein spotted leaf 11: MYESESGDIDWENELRKFQNAIATGTKSKRIKAMSMLARYSKHAPEHVLARTIPFLMEILGHNNRSIDSANFSLQMASAYCLKCIACRSDELVTQMGANGAAQLLLNLLPHSDGMFLKVLVKCLLVVVGFCNTSRAVVATAGGLGIIVDKLSSCEDRGIRRYLLEILSLLALRRNVRREIVRLDALHYVVEAVGVGSMVSRERACQAIGMFGVTREGRRAVVELGAILPVVELFCSGDHTTKLVAGNTLGVISAHVDCIRSIAQAGAIPLYSELLEGGDPSGKDIAEDAFCVLAVDEANAIEIVGHLVRIMRDGDNEAKAAAANVVWDLSTYNHSIPVVRDSGVIPVLVELLGSGSNDVKENVSGAFSQMSYDRVNRIALSDAGVVPIFIDLLHDDFEELRDNAAEALVNFYEDPLYHDSVSHIIDVPSFRSMQNRLAQLRETNERAPVERMNIDLPAWNSDQIT; the protein is encoded by the exons atgtATGAAAGTGAAAGTGGTGACATTGATTGGGAAAATGAACTGAGAAAGTTTCAGAATGCAATAGCCACAGGGACCAAGTCCAAGAGAATCAAAGCCATGTCCATGCTTGCTCGTTACTCCAAACACGCCCCTGAACATGTATTGGCTCGCACCATACCCTTTCTTATGGAGATCCTTGGCCACAATAACCGTTCAATTGATTCTGCCAATTTCTCTCTTCAAATGGCTTCAGCTTATTGCTTGAAGTGCATAGCTTGCAGGAGTGACGAGTTGGTAACTCAAATGGGTGCAAACGGTGCTGCGCAATTGCTTCTGAATTTGTTGCCTCATTCTGATGGGATGTTTCTGAAAGTTCTTGTGAAATGCTTGTTGGTTGTGGTTGGTTTTTGTAACACAAGTAGGGCTGTTGTTGCTACTGCTGGTGGGTTAGGTATCATTGTAGATAAGTTGAGTTCTTGCGAGGATCGGGGAATTCGAAGGTATTTGCTGGAGATTCTGAGTTTGTTGGCGCTGCGGCGCAATGTTAGGAGGGAAATAGTTAGGCTTGATGCTCTTCACTATGTTGTGGAGGCTGTTGGTGTTGGTAGTATGGTCTCCAGAGAGAGGGCATGTCAAGCAATTGGAATGTTTGGAGTTACAAGAGAAG GTAGGCGGGCTGTTGTTGAATTGGGTGCAATACTCCCAGTTGTGGAGCTATTTTGCAGCGGAGATCACACCACGAAGCTTGTGGCTGGGAATACTCTTGGTGTGATCTCTGCTCATGTTGATTGCATTAGGTCAATTGCTCAAGCTGGGGCTATCCCCCTTTATTCCGAGCTTCTTGAAGGGGGCGATCCTTCTGGTAAGGACATCGCGGAGGATGCATTTTGCGTGTTGGCTGTTGATGAGGCTAACGCCATCGAAATTGTTGGGCACTTAGTAAGGATCATGAGAGATGGTGATAATGAGGCGAAGGCTGCAGCTGCTAATGTGGTGTGGGATCTATCAACTTACAACCACTCAATACCAGTGGTGCGCGATTCAGGCGTGATTCCGGTACTTGTTGAGCTTTTGGGGAGTGGAAGCAATGACGTAAAGGAGAATGTTTCTGGTGCATTTTCTCAGATGAGCTATGATAGGGTGAATAGAATTGCACTTTCCGATGCTGGGGTGGTTCCAATCTTCATTGACTTGTTGCATGATGATTTTGAGGAACTAAGGGATAATGCAGCTGAGGCTCTTGTCAATTTTTATGAAGATCCATTGTACCATGATAGTGTATCTCATATAATTGATGTTCCTTCATTCAGAAGCATGCAGAATCGGCTGGCTCAACTTCGTGAAACGAATGAGCGTGCTCCTGTAGAAAGAATGAATATTGATCTTCCCGCTTGGAATTCAGATCAAATAACCTAA